One Mycolicibacterium fortuitum subsp. fortuitum genomic window carries:
- a CDS encoding sulfotransferase family protein, with amino-acid sequence MSSPRTNVGTVEDLHASAVKACGLDDFGTDDDNYIEALGVLLESYQRDADLTELGSKMQRFFTRNALVARLVSEAAFKQHPQHVDVPIERPIFVTGLPRTGTTVIHRLLAADPMHQGLEMWLAEFPQPRPPRETWPDNPVFSSLDARFKQAHEENPDYTGLHYMTADEVEECWQLLRQSLHSVSYETLAHVPTYSQWLARQDWTKPYQRHRKNLQLIGLNEPEKRWVLKNPSHLFALDALFATYPDALVVQCHRPAETIMASMCSLSQHTTAGWSNTFTGNVIGEDAMETWSRGLELFNTERAKHDPAQFCDVDYFEFIKDPIGAVEGIYRTFGLDFTDAARQAMVDSHNASQQGPRAPKHTYSLADYGLTSETVKERFKGL; translated from the coding sequence ATGAGCTCGCCGCGTACCAATGTGGGCACTGTCGAGGACTTGCACGCCTCGGCGGTGAAGGCCTGTGGTCTGGACGATTTCGGCACGGACGACGACAACTACATCGAAGCGCTCGGCGTGCTGTTGGAGTCCTACCAGCGCGACGCTGATCTGACCGAGCTCGGCAGCAAGATGCAGCGCTTCTTCACCCGGAACGCGCTGGTGGCACGCCTGGTGTCGGAAGCCGCGTTCAAGCAGCATCCGCAGCACGTCGACGTGCCGATCGAGCGGCCGATCTTCGTCACCGGCCTGCCACGTACCGGGACCACCGTGATCCACCGGTTGCTGGCGGCGGACCCGATGCATCAGGGTTTGGAGATGTGGTTGGCGGAGTTCCCGCAGCCACGGCCACCGCGTGAAACCTGGCCGGACAACCCGGTTTTCAGTTCACTCGACGCCCGGTTCAAGCAGGCTCACGAGGAGAACCCGGATTACACGGGCCTGCACTACATGACAGCGGACGAGGTCGAGGAATGCTGGCAGCTGCTGCGTCAGTCGCTTCATTCGGTGTCCTACGAGACGTTGGCGCATGTGCCGACCTACTCGCAGTGGCTGGCCCGTCAGGACTGGACCAAGCCCTACCAGCGGCACCGTAAGAACCTGCAGCTCATCGGCCTCAACGAGCCCGAAAAGCGTTGGGTGCTCAAGAACCCCAGCCATTTGTTCGCCCTCGACGCGTTGTTCGCAACGTATCCCGACGCGCTGGTGGTCCAATGTCACCGACCGGCCGAGACCATCATGGCGTCGATGTGCTCACTGTCGCAGCACACCACGGCGGGGTGGTCCAACACGTTCACCGGGAACGTGATCGGCGAAGATGCCATGGAAACCTGGTCACGTGGGCTTGAGTTGTTCAATACCGAACGCGCCAAGCATGATCCGGCCCAGTTCTGTGACGTGGACTATTTCGAGTTCATCAAAGATCCGATCGGCGCGGTCGAGGGCATCTACCGCACGTTCGGGCTGGACTTCACCGACGCCGCCCGGCAGGCGATGGTCGACAGTCACAACGCCAGCCAGCAGGGTCCGCGGGCACCGAAGCACACCTACTCGCTGGCCGACTACGGGTTGACCTCGGAGACGGTCAAGGAGCGGTTCAAGGGGCTCTAG
- a CDS encoding Rieske 2Fe-2S domain-containing protein, with the protein MTTEHAGIREIDTGALPDRYARGWHCLGPVKNFLDGQPHSVEIFGTKLVVFADTKGELKILDGYCRHMGGDLSQGTIKGDEVACPFHDWRWGGDGKCKLVPYAKRTPRLARTRAWHTDVRGGLLFVWHDHEGNDPQPEVRIPEIPEAASDEWTEWQWNSMLIEGSNCREIIDNVTDMAHFFYIHFGLPTYFKNVFEGHIASQYLHNVGRQDIGGMGTQYGESHLDSEASYFGPSFMINWLHNNYSGYKAESILINCHYPVTQDSFMLQWGVIVEKPKGMDEKTTQKLANAMTDGVSQGFLQDVEIWKHKTRIDNPLLVEEDGAVYQMRRWYQQFYVDVADITPDMTDRFEMEIDTTAANEKWHVEVEENLKIQAEQKAAEKETAQSS; encoded by the coding sequence GTGACTACCGAACATGCCGGCATCAGAGAGATCGACACCGGCGCCCTGCCAGACCGCTATGCGCGGGGTTGGCACTGCCTGGGACCGGTCAAGAACTTCCTTGACGGTCAGCCGCACTCTGTCGAGATCTTCGGCACCAAGTTGGTCGTGTTCGCCGACACCAAGGGCGAGTTGAAGATTCTCGACGGCTACTGCCGGCACATGGGCGGTGACCTGTCGCAGGGCACCATCAAGGGTGACGAGGTGGCCTGCCCGTTCCACGACTGGCGCTGGGGCGGCGACGGCAAGTGCAAGCTGGTGCCCTACGCCAAGCGCACCCCACGCCTGGCCCGCACCCGGGCCTGGCACACCGATGTCCGCGGTGGCCTGCTGTTCGTATGGCACGACCACGAGGGCAACGACCCGCAGCCCGAGGTCCGGATTCCCGAGATCCCCGAGGCCGCCAGCGACGAGTGGACCGAGTGGCAGTGGAACTCGATGCTGATCGAGGGCAGCAACTGCCGCGAGATCATCGACAACGTCACCGACATGGCGCACTTCTTCTACATCCACTTCGGTCTGCCGACGTACTTCAAGAACGTCTTCGAGGGGCACATCGCCTCGCAGTACCTGCACAACGTCGGGCGTCAGGACATCGGCGGCATGGGGACGCAGTACGGCGAGTCGCACCTGGACTCCGAAGCCTCCTACTTCGGCCCGTCCTTCATGATCAACTGGCTGCACAACAACTACAGCGGCTACAAGGCAGAGTCGATCCTGATCAACTGCCACTACCCGGTGACGCAGGACTCGTTCATGCTGCAGTGGGGCGTCATCGTCGAAAAGCCCAAGGGTATGGACGAGAAGACCACGCAGAAGCTGGCCAACGCGATGACCGACGGCGTCAGCCAGGGCTTCCTGCAGGACGTGGAGATCTGGAAGCACAAGACCCGCATCGACAACCCGCTGCTGGTCGAGGAGGACGGCGCCGTCTACCAGATGCGCCGCTGGTACCAGCAGTTCTACGTCGACGTCGCCGACATCACGCCGGACATGACCGACCGGTTCGAGATGGAGATCGACACCACCGCGGCCAACGAGAAGTGGCACGTGGAGGTCGAGGAGAACCTGAAGATCCAGGCCGAGCAGAAAGCGGCCGAGAAAGAAACCGCGCAGTCAAGCTGA
- a CDS encoding gamma carbonic anhydrase family protein — protein sequence MPLYSFEGRAPVVDPGAFVAPTATLIGNVTVEAGASVWFNTVLRGDFAPIVIREGANVQDGSVLHAPPGIPVDIGPGATVAHMCVVHGAHVGEEALIANHCTVLDGAIIGRRSLIAAHSLVVGGTKIPDEVLVTGAPAKIRGPIAGTGAHTWVQSNPAAYRELAQRYLTGLVEL from the coding sequence ATGCCGCTGTATTCGTTCGAGGGCCGCGCGCCCGTGGTCGACCCGGGCGCTTTCGTGGCCCCCACGGCGACATTGATCGGCAACGTGACGGTCGAGGCGGGCGCCTCGGTGTGGTTCAACACCGTGTTGCGCGGCGACTTCGCCCCGATCGTCATCCGTGAGGGCGCCAACGTTCAGGACGGGTCCGTGCTGCACGCGCCCCCGGGCATCCCGGTCGACATCGGACCGGGCGCGACGGTTGCCCACATGTGCGTCGTACACGGCGCCCACGTGGGCGAGGAGGCGCTGATCGCCAACCACTGCACGGTGCTCGACGGGGCGATCATCGGCCGGCGCAGCCTGATCGCCGCACATTCCCTCGTAGTCGGGGGCACCAAGATTCCGGACGAGGTGCTGGTCACCGGTGCACCCGCGAAGATCCGAGGGCCTATCGCGGGCACCGGCGCCCACACCTGGGTGCAGAGTAATCCCGCGGCGTACCGCGAGCTGGCCCAGCGCTATCTCACGGGGCTCGTCGAGCTCTAG
- a CDS encoding PucR family transcriptional regulator, with product MEKDDFRLVDLLLDQSLGLALVSDCNPHVPLSGAHAIEIAHPSEWLQPGTVMLTTGSLYGHEAKSGKAAQALRGLVRELVSAGVAALGYGLGVVTDEVPRALVDEANRHHFAVFTVPREVAFMTVIDRVAEQTHSVESHSLRRALQMQDQLLDALGAADPEQELISRLAAILRCSVLLYNELGDVVASSGKAPSHLMRSQLRGRSGHLRFSVGKWSVTADPIEPGGEPHWLVVASTRHEVPDALARSTLQVSVRLLNAIERSRYRAAVENRARQAAFVRELVAGEIIDQFSAEGHLESLRFGHRPQLRVFAMSPSDGYDAGRWVTRAATALDALEADALDLARLMRLPVMFAQLADQLIGVLAADVPAVNGWIANQPEGAVCGFSEPFQDVRTGPERLRNAQRALRAAQTRNLRHTKFEDVGIADWLLTGQHRETTVAKATEQLAVLGQHDGYLDFIRTFFSHDLDVVATAKALNVHPNTVRHRVKRVESMFGESLRSPTLITAIHLSLEVLALEDDLSATGEPRARRAP from the coding sequence GTGGAGAAAGACGATTTCCGCCTAGTTGATCTGCTGTTGGATCAGTCCCTCGGCCTCGCGCTGGTGAGCGACTGCAATCCGCACGTACCACTGTCGGGCGCGCACGCGATCGAGATCGCCCATCCATCCGAATGGCTGCAGCCTGGAACCGTCATGCTGACGACGGGTTCGCTGTACGGCCATGAGGCCAAGAGCGGGAAAGCAGCGCAGGCGCTCCGGGGCCTGGTGCGCGAGCTGGTCTCGGCCGGCGTCGCTGCGCTCGGGTACGGACTCGGGGTTGTCACCGATGAAGTTCCTCGGGCATTGGTGGACGAGGCGAACCGTCATCACTTCGCGGTGTTCACCGTGCCCCGCGAGGTCGCCTTCATGACGGTGATCGATCGTGTTGCGGAACAGACTCATTCAGTCGAGTCGCACTCGTTGCGGCGGGCACTGCAGATGCAGGATCAGCTGCTCGACGCGCTGGGCGCCGCCGATCCCGAGCAGGAGCTGATATCCCGCCTGGCCGCGATATTGCGTTGCAGCGTACTGCTGTACAACGAGCTGGGCGACGTCGTCGCGTCCTCCGGCAAGGCACCGTCACATCTGATGCGGTCCCAACTGCGTGGCCGCAGCGGCCATCTACGGTTCAGCGTCGGCAAGTGGTCGGTTACCGCGGATCCGATCGAGCCTGGCGGAGAACCGCACTGGCTGGTGGTCGCCTCGACCCGTCACGAGGTTCCCGACGCTCTGGCCCGGTCGACTCTCCAGGTCTCCGTCCGCCTGCTCAACGCGATCGAGCGGTCGCGCTATCGGGCGGCGGTGGAGAACCGGGCACGCCAGGCGGCGTTCGTGCGCGAGCTGGTTGCCGGTGAGATCATCGATCAATTCAGCGCCGAAGGGCATTTGGAGTCGTTGCGGTTCGGGCACCGGCCCCAGTTGCGCGTGTTCGCGATGTCTCCCTCGGATGGTTACGACGCCGGACGCTGGGTGACCCGAGCCGCGACCGCGCTCGACGCACTGGAGGCCGACGCGCTCGATCTCGCCAGGTTGATGCGCCTGCCGGTGATGTTCGCACAGCTCGCCGATCAGCTGATCGGCGTGCTTGCTGCCGATGTGCCCGCCGTCAACGGCTGGATCGCCAACCAACCGGAAGGCGCCGTCTGCGGTTTCTCCGAACCGTTTCAGGATGTGCGCACCGGTCCGGAACGTCTCAGAAACGCACAGCGCGCGCTGCGGGCCGCACAGACCCGAAACCTTCGCCACACCAAGTTCGAAGATGTTGGTATCGCCGACTGGCTCTTGACCGGACAGCACCGGGAGACCACCGTAGCCAAGGCCACCGAACAGCTCGCCGTGCTCGGGCAGCACGACGGCTACCTGGACTTCATTCGCACCTTCTTCAGTCATGACCTCGATGTCGTAGCCACGGCGAAGGCACTCAATGTGCACCCGAATACCGTGCGGCACAGAGTGAAACGCGTCGAGTCGATGTTCGGCGAATCTCTGCGTTCACCGACGCTGATCACCGCAATCCACTTGAGCCTCGAGGTACTCGCGCTCGAGGACGACCTTTCCGCGACCGGCGAACCTAGAGCTCGACGAGCCCCGTGA
- a CDS encoding hydantoinase/oxoprolinase family protein, translating into MKQNTATKTLRVAVDVGGTFTDVCIFDERDQSTRVAKVPSTPHDPMEAVVAGVRSAGVDLSAVTLFSHGTTVATNALITRRFPAAAMVCSEGFRDILEIRDGTKDELWDSYVDVGAPYIKRRNRYEVPERIDYVGSIVTPLDEDSARDVARILRRKGVLTVAVCFMNSYVNDTHERRMREILIDEIPGVTVSTSSEILPEIFEYDRASTTVANAVLAPLVSGYVNRLEGSLRADGYDGDLLLLHSGGGSMTPAMVDRYPVRLAASGIAAGAIAVADIASRCGYPNAIGLDMGGTSTDISLVYDGEIRTTKRWQVEYGFPICFPSIEVLTIGAGGGSLAWIDEAGSLRNGPQSAGAAPGPACYRRGGTEPTNTDANLVLGRLGESLIGGELTLDVDAAREAVRSCIAERLDLDVDTAASNVIQVANANMADAVRLLSIRRGYDPRDFVLVVCGGAGALHGAALAKELSIPTVVVPAHPGITSAQGCLLVDIRHDLSAMFQRIASDVNPAELESEFAQLEKEGLARLRHEGVDEDRMRIDRSISMRYAGQWRSLSVTADNRDGFLNRAVELFHEEHERDYSFRRDDVDVEIYQIGVRAIGETPKPRFPQQNASDSPAPSPLTVRQVYFEETGGRMPTPVFDRDELVAGNSVDGPAIIDQLDSTTVIPPSTTAIVDEWGNIRIHIHQEQQ; encoded by the coding sequence ATGAAGCAGAACACAGCCACGAAGACCCTTCGTGTTGCTGTCGACGTGGGTGGGACGTTTACCGACGTGTGCATCTTCGACGAGCGTGACCAGAGCACGCGTGTCGCCAAGGTGCCGTCGACCCCGCACGACCCGATGGAAGCGGTCGTGGCCGGGGTGCGATCAGCGGGTGTCGACCTTTCGGCGGTGACCCTGTTCTCGCACGGCACGACGGTCGCCACCAACGCGTTGATCACGCGTCGTTTTCCGGCCGCCGCGATGGTGTGCAGCGAGGGGTTCCGCGACATCCTGGAGATACGCGACGGCACGAAAGACGAACTCTGGGATTCCTACGTCGACGTCGGCGCCCCGTACATCAAGCGGCGCAACCGGTACGAGGTGCCGGAACGAATCGACTATGTCGGATCGATCGTCACACCCCTCGACGAAGACAGCGCGCGAGACGTCGCACGCATCCTGCGGCGCAAAGGTGTACTGACCGTGGCTGTCTGCTTCATGAACTCCTATGTCAACGACACCCACGAACGGCGAATGCGCGAGATTCTCATCGACGAGATCCCCGGGGTCACCGTGTCGACGTCAAGTGAGATCCTGCCGGAGATATTCGAATACGACCGCGCGTCCACGACGGTCGCCAATGCGGTGCTCGCCCCGCTGGTGAGTGGTTATGTGAATCGACTGGAAGGGTCCCTGCGCGCCGACGGCTACGACGGGGACCTGTTGCTGTTGCACTCAGGCGGTGGATCGATGACGCCGGCCATGGTGGACCGGTATCCGGTGCGGCTGGCCGCCTCGGGCATCGCCGCGGGCGCCATCGCGGTAGCCGACATTGCTTCCCGCTGTGGATATCCCAATGCAATCGGCCTCGACATGGGCGGGACCAGTACGGATATCTCGCTGGTCTACGACGGCGAGATCCGCACCACCAAACGCTGGCAGGTCGAGTACGGCTTCCCGATCTGTTTCCCCAGCATCGAGGTGCTCACCATCGGCGCAGGCGGCGGCTCGCTCGCCTGGATCGACGAGGCCGGCTCCCTGCGGAACGGACCGCAATCCGCAGGGGCGGCACCCGGCCCGGCCTGCTATCGACGCGGCGGCACCGAGCCGACCAACACCGACGCCAACCTGGTACTCGGCCGGCTGGGTGAGTCGCTGATCGGCGGTGAACTGACGCTCGACGTGGACGCGGCGCGTGAAGCCGTGCGTAGCTGCATCGCTGAGCGTCTCGACCTCGACGTCGATACCGCCGCGTCGAATGTCATCCAGGTCGCCAATGCGAACATGGCCGACGCAGTGCGGCTGTTGTCCATCCGCCGCGGATACGACCCCAGGGACTTCGTCCTGGTGGTGTGTGGCGGGGCCGGCGCTCTCCACGGAGCCGCTCTGGCCAAGGAGCTGTCGATCCCCACGGTCGTGGTGCCCGCTCATCCTGGAATCACCTCGGCGCAAGGGTGTTTGCTCGTAGATATCCGGCACGACTTGTCGGCGATGTTTCAGCGCATCGCTTCCGACGTCAACCCGGCAGAGCTCGAATCCGAATTCGCGCAGCTCGAAAAGGAGGGCCTCGCCCGGCTCCGGCACGAGGGCGTCGACGAGGATCGCATGCGTATCGACCGGTCGATCAGCATGCGCTACGCGGGACAATGGCGGTCGCTGAGCGTTACGGCAGACAACCGGGATGGGTTCTTGAACCGTGCGGTCGAACTCTTTCACGAGGAACACGAACGCGACTATTCGTTCCGCCGCGACGACGTCGACGTCGAGATCTACCAAATCGGCGTCCGCGCCATCGGTGAGACCCCGAAACCGCGGTTCCCCCAGCAGAATGCGTCGGATTCGCCGGCGCCGTCGCCCCTGACAGTTCGTCAGGTCTACTTCGAGGAGACGGGCGGGCGCATGCCGACGCCGGTCTTCGACCGGGACGAACTCGTCGCCGGGAACTCGGTCGACGGGCCCGCCATCATCGACCAGCTCGACTCGACGACCGTCATACCGCCGTCGACCACCGCAATCGTCGACGAATGGGGCAACATCCGAATCCACATCCATCAGGAGCAGCAGTGA